A single region of the Salvia miltiorrhiza cultivar Shanhuang (shh) chromosome 8, IMPLAD_Smil_shh, whole genome shotgun sequence genome encodes:
- the LOC130998425 gene encoding uncharacterized protein LOC130998425 — MFDNPGGYTWKLTPPAMKDKFFDELQKEFLWQPADERDVRKMWVKNARKRYSDMMSDYKADLKQCTRQGREMSRPIWMTPDFGLDFGITGILPRLRLFQIEHVPTGCPSPMGRVQRSVGTWAGPSRLHMLDSSESEFYASLSLYALRVSRHAVAAAAAAGPQSPSAV; from the exons atgtttgataacccaggcgggtacacatggaagttgacgcccccggcgatgaaggataaattttttgatgaattacag aaagagtttctGTGGCAGCCCGCTGATGAGCGTGACGTGAGGAAAATGTGGGTGAAAAacgcccgcaaaaggtactccgacatgatgagcgactacaaggcAGACCTCAAGCAGTGTACccgccaagggagagagatgtctagacctatctggatgactcccgattttGGACTGGACTTCGGGATTACTGGCATACtcccgaggttgaggctgtttcagatcgagcacgtgccaaccggatgtccgagcccgatggggagggtacagagatcagtaggcacgtgggcgggtcccagtcgactc CATATGCTGGATTCGAGCGAGTCTGAATTCtatgcctctctctctctctacgcgctCCGTGTCTCTCGCCACGCCGttgccgctgccgccgccgcagGCCCACAGTCCCCCAGCGCAGTGTGA
- the LOC130996600 gene encoding purple acid phosphatase 22-like, with product MLLLFFFLLFAPSVSPEYTRPPPRPLIFRQHNGTESAPQQVHISLAGKDYMRVSWITDEKSQSVVEYGKAPGEYSAASSGEETTSYQYFFYRSGEIHHVKIGPLEPSTTYYYRCGGGGQEFSFRTPPSAFPVEFAVAGDLGQTEWTESTLAHLGSRDYDVFLVPGDLSYADTQQPLWDSFGRLVEPYASGRPWMVTAGNHEIETFPIIYPHGFKAYNARWLMPYQEANSQSNLYYSFDVAGAHVLMLASYTDFDADSDQYAWLLADLASVDRAKTPWIFALIHAPWYNTNSAHKGEAETMRVAMEDILYKARVDVVFAGHVHAYERFTRVYDNKADQCGPVHVTIGDGGNREGLATTFENPSPSISIYREPSFGHGRLRVLNNTHAHWSWHRNNETNTVTADEIWFESLITSPRCNDLATSSESANDEL from the exons ATGTTGCTCCTCTTTTTCTTCTTGCTTTTCGCACCATCGGTTTCACCGGAATACACCCGTCCGCCTCCCCGCCCTCTCATTTTCAGGCAACACAATGGGACTGAATCCGCCCCCCAACAG GTACACATTTCATTGGCAGGGAAGGATTACATGAGGGTTTCGTGGATAACCGATGAAAAATCTCAATCCGTCGTAGAATACGGGAAAGCGCCCGGAGAATACAGCGCCGCCTCCTCCGGCGAGGAAACTACGTCGTACCAATACTTCTTCTACAGGTCGGGAGAGATTCACCACGTCAAGATTGGTCCGTTGGAGCCCAGCACCACCTATTACTACAGATGCGGCGGCGGAGGCCAGGAGTTCAGTTTCCGCACACCGCCGTCGGCCTTCCCCGTTGAATTTGCCGTTGCCG GTGACCTGGGGCAAACAGAATGGACAGAATCAACCTTAGCCCACTTGGGCAGTAGGGACTACGACGTATTCCTCGTACCGGGAGACTTGTCTTACGCGGACACCCAGCAGCCGCTGTGGGACTCATTCGGGAGGCTGGTGGAGCCGTACGCGAGTGGTAGGCCGTGGATGGTCACGGCAGGAAACCACGAGATCGAAACATTCCCCATCATATACCCTCACGGCTTCAAAGCCTACAACGCTAGATGGCTCATGCCTTACCAAGAGGCCAACTCCCAATCCAACTTGTACTATTCCTTTGACGTCGCAGGGGCCCACGTCCTCATGCTTGCCTCCTACACCGACTTTGATGCTGACTCGGATCAGTACGCGTGGCTTCTGGCTGACTTGGCAAGCGTCGATAGGGCCAAAACCCCTTGGATCTTTGCCTTGATCCACGCGCCCTGGTACAATACCAATTCTGCCCATAAAGGTGAGGCCGAAACTATGAGGGTAGCCATGGAAGATATTTTGTACAAGGCGCGAGTCGATGTGGTCTTTGCTGGGCACGTTCACGCATACGAAAGATTT ACTAGGGTTTATGATAACAAGGCTGATCAGTGTGGTCCAGTTCATGTCACTATTGGTGATGGAGGAAACAGAGAAGGACTCGCAACGAC GTTCGAGAACCCTAGCCCTTCAATCTCAATATATCGCGAGCCAAGCTTCGGGCATGGGCGGCTGAGGGTGTTGAACAACACCCACGCCCACTGGTCGTGGCACCGCAACAACGAAACGAACACCGTCACCGCCGATGAGATATGGTTCGAGAGCTTGATCACGTCGCCTCGATGCAACGATTTGGCTACTTCGTCAGAATCTGCAAATGATGAACTATGA
- the LOC130996602 gene encoding uncharacterized protein LOC130996602, which translates to MIEDVAFSIPTLSLQPTNHTNRARRRFIERQREKGHEGVFEQYFSDEPIYTPEVFRTRFRMRKPLFERIMSKLVATDQFFQQNRDAAGRLGMSSIQKCTAAMRVLAYGTGADLHDEYLRMSAQTIRRSVEKFVEGVINNFGDEYLRKPNEEDLSYLLHVGEQRGFPGMLGSIDCMHWEWKNCPTAWAGQYAGRNGKATIILEAVASQDLWIWHAFFGTPGSRNDINVLEQSPVFKDILEGRAPEVSYVVNGHEKNMGYYLTDGIYPQWAVFVKSINGPQIRKHQLFAQHQEAARKDVERAFGVLQARFHFIKRPCLMWDRDMMGKVMLACIIMHNMIVEDERHTYLNYCDPAEFMEARRFSNQSGDVEENEDPNFEFSTERIASLSSYMRNRSQVRNREAHNALKNDLIEHIWQKFGREN; encoded by the coding sequence ATGATAGAGGATGTTGCTTTCAGCATTCCAACTCTATCCCTACAACCTACAAACCACACAAATAGAGCCCGACGACGATTCATTGAACGACAACGTGAGAAGGGCCATGAAGGTGTGTTCGAGCAATACTTTTCTGACGAACCGATCTACACTCCAGAAGTTTTTCGAACCAGATTTCGCATGCGAAAGCCATTATTCGAACGGATAATGAGCAAACTCGTTGCTACCGACCAATTTTTTCAACAAAATCGTGATGCGGCTGGTCGTTTAGGTATGTCTTCGATTCAAAAATGTACTGCAGCTATGAGAGTCTTGGCATACGGGACCGGAGCAGATTTGCATGACGAATACCTCCGAATGAGTGCACAAACCATAAGACGATCAGTTGAAAAATTCGTTGAAGGTGTAATTAACAACTTCGGAGATGAATACCTCAGAAAGCCAAATGAAGAAGACCTATCATATTTGCTGCATGTCGGTGAACAACGAGGTTTTCCAGGTATGTTGGGCAGtattgattgcatgcattgggaaTGGAAAAATTGCCCTACTGCATGGGCAGGGCAATATGCAGGAAGAAATGGTAAGGCGACAATCATTTTGGAAGCAGTTGCATCTCAAGATTTATGGATCTGGCATGCATTTTTTGGAACTCCGGGTTCCAGAAATGATATCAACGTGCTTGAACAATCTCCTGTGTTCAAGGACATCTTGGAAGGTCGAGCACCGGAAGTTAGTTATGTTGTAAATGGTCACGAGAAGAATATGGGATATTATCTTACTGATGGCATATATCCCCAATGGGCAGTATTTGTCAAATCTATTAATGGTCCACAGATTAGGAAGCACCAACTGTTTGCCCAACATCAAGAGGCTGCTCGAAAAGATGTTGAAAGGGCATTTGGTGTTTTACAGGCTCGTTTCCATTTTATCAAAAGACCATGTCTTATGTGGGATCGTGATATGATGGGAAAAGTGATGTTAGCTTGCATCATTATGCACAATATGATAGTGGAAGATGAGAGGCACACTTACCTTAATTATTGTGATCCTGCAGAATTTATGGAAGCTAGAAGATTTAGTAATCAGAGTGGAGATGTGGAAGAAAATGAAGATCCAAATTTTGAGTTCTCTACAGAACGGATTGCAAGTCTCTCTAGCTATATGAGAAATAGATCACAAGTTCGTAACAGAGAAGCTCACAATGCTTTAAAAAATGACTTGATCGAGCATATTTGGCAGAAGTTTGGCCGTGAAAATTGA
- the LOC130998426 gene encoding glutathione S-transferase T3-like, whose translation MDPRNFFSNSPNMMNSQNYSQDYYPNLDNIHIQDFENNSNPQFPNNLTHENVQPTDTNNSGGPKEWTDQEDLALMYAWCNASSNPIVGTNQNGGTFWKQISEMYEEARADHSRLMGEKRSIESLRNRYKRLNTNVTKWVAVYKEAYDRKSSGMSDADVEKEAQKLHGKSKFTHLEVFEKFMRHHPKWELKLGVVRHRTRAVEYDDDVGVEDDRGSSKKSRTTEEPEDPNDSTSETHVSETSTIRRPAGREKAKEKRKGKATVSQHSAIPDEYTAELQAMRITREKEVEAINRMGDMRMQSNLMVSKMNILNTLMGKSNLSPEEESLKYRLMAELFP comes from the coding sequence ATGGACCCAAGAAATTTCTTCTCAAATTCTCCAAATATGATGAACTCTCAAAATTATTCTCAAGATTATTATCCTAATCTTGATAATATTCATATCCAAGATTTTGAAAACAATTCCAACCCCCAGTTTCCAAATAATCTCACTCATGAAAATGTCCAACCTACAGACACAAACAATTCAGGTGGTCCAAAAGAATGGACAGATCAAGAAGACTTGGCGCTAATGTATGCTTGGTGTAACGCTAGCTCGAATCCAATTGTTGGCACTAATCAAAATGGTGGTACGTTTTGGAAACAAATTTCAGAAATGTATGAAGAAGCTCGAGCCGACCACTCCCGGTTAATGGGCGAAAAAAGAAGCATTGAATCGCTGAGAAATCGTTACAAGAGGCTGAATACAAACGTAACCAAGTGGGTGGCTGTCTACAAAGAAGCATATGATCGAAAAAGTAGTGGCATGTCTGATGCAGACGTTGAGAAGGAAGCTCAAAAACTTCATGGGAAAAGTAAGTTTACACACCTAGAGGtttttgaaaaattcatgcGTCATCATCCAAAGTGGGAACTGAAATTGGGTGTTGTACGTCATCGTACTCGTGCAGTTGAgtatgatgatgatgttggtgTTGAAGATGATCGTGGCAGCTCAAAAAAATCTAGAACCACCGAAGAACCTGAAGATCCAAACGACTCCACCTCAGAAACTCATGTTAGTGAAACTTCAACAATTCGTCGCCCTGCAGGTAGAGAAAAGGcgaaagaaaaaaggaaaggaaaagcCACTGTGTCACAACATTCAGCTATCCCTGATGAATACACTGCCGAACTTCAAGCAATGAGAATCACACGTGAGAAAGAAGTGGAAGCAATTAATAGGATGGGTGATATGAGGATGCAATCAAATTTGATGGTGTCAAAAATGAATATACTCAACACTTTGATGGGTAAAAGCAACTTGTCTCCTGAAGAAGAATCTCTAAAATATCGTCTTATGGCAGAACTGTTCCCATGA